From Streptomyces sp. NBC_00690, a single genomic window includes:
- a CDS encoding amino acid ABC transporter permease: MKTAGADTVPTTDRSAPDPRADIEDARRAPQPWTWVTALLAGVLLAQLGTMMVRNPNFEWDVVARHLFDTRILHGLLVTCYLTVLAMAIGVVFGGVLAAFRITTNPVLRAFAAGYIWVFRGTPQLVQLIFWFNIALLMPKIGIGIPFGPVFWEADANAVITPFFAAVVGLGLHEAAYQAEIYRAGLLAVDEGQTDAARSVGMKPMTIFLKIRLPQAMRFIVPPTFSQIIGMTKATSLVSVIGGAELLFSAQEIFSDTFQTVPLLIVACIWYLVLTTVLNFFQYFIEAYYAKGATRAVPTNAGTWIARRVSRLRPRGRGRTEANPK, from the coding sequence GTGAAGACGGCCGGCGCGGACACCGTGCCCACCACCGACCGGAGCGCACCCGACCCCCGAGCCGACATCGAGGACGCCCGCCGGGCGCCCCAGCCCTGGACCTGGGTGACCGCACTGCTGGCCGGCGTCCTGCTCGCCCAGCTCGGCACCATGATGGTGCGCAACCCGAACTTCGAGTGGGACGTCGTCGCACGCCACCTCTTCGACACCCGGATCCTCCACGGCCTGCTCGTCACCTGCTACCTGACGGTTCTGGCGATGGCCATCGGCGTGGTCTTCGGCGGCGTGCTCGCCGCCTTCCGCATCACCACCAACCCGGTGCTGCGGGCGTTCGCGGCCGGCTACATCTGGGTCTTCCGGGGCACGCCCCAGCTCGTCCAGCTGATCTTCTGGTTCAACATCGCGCTGCTGATGCCGAAGATCGGCATCGGGATACCGTTCGGGCCCGTCTTCTGGGAGGCGGACGCCAACGCGGTGATCACCCCCTTCTTCGCAGCCGTCGTCGGGCTGGGGCTGCACGAGGCGGCCTACCAGGCGGAGATCTACCGCGCGGGCCTCCTCGCCGTCGACGAGGGCCAGACGGACGCGGCGCGTTCGGTCGGTATGAAGCCGATGACGATCTTCCTGAAGATCAGGCTGCCGCAGGCGATGCGGTTTATCGTGCCACCGACGTTCAGCCAGATCATCGGGATGACCAAGGCGACCTCCCTGGTCAGTGTGATCGGCGGCGCCGAACTGCTGTTCTCGGCGCAGGAGATCTTCAGCGACACCTTCCAGACGGTCCCGCTGCTGATCGTCGCCTGTATCTGGTACCTGGTGCTGACCACGGTGCTGAACTTCTTCCAGTACTTCATCGAGGCGTACTACGCAAAGGGCGCCACCCGCGCCGTGCCGACGAACGCCGGGACCTGGATCGCGCGGCGGGTCTCACGACTGCGCCCTCGCGGCCGGGGACGAACGGAGGCGAACCCCAAGTGA
- a CDS encoding aminotransferase class I/II-fold pyridoxal phosphate-dependent enzyme, translating into MTATAHGTNDGTPDRDGLPRPGKPPGLTRLTTGIRDPSARGIASHVAELIRSGELTPGDRLPQVRALAEVLRVSPATVSSAWALLKKRGLIVGTGKSGTRVTGPVGLVTHIEPASIVHARSDLRLLYPDLGLLPLLAPALASAADLPGLDEYYDSPILPALRAVVEPGWPYRAEAYAVANGASDAVWTVLQSLSVPGDRIVVESPSQPQMLHLMHDLGLTVIEVPYLDDGLSSARLADALKTRPVAVFFQPRAQIPTGFATVERRARRIAALVGLQPSTVVVEYDDLNSLSSKELYSVGQHLPEQTIHIKSYEKSYGPDLRLAVVGAPSARMNLIHAQIRLTRQWTSRILQNALAWLLEDEQTSDGIAHARDVYAERLSVLTGLLRDRGVEITGSDGFCAWIPVRSEARTVEYLAAHGVLVLAGATSYPSRGPAHIRVATSRMEPAMSHRLADLLAESTTIPD; encoded by the coding sequence ATGACGGCGACAGCACACGGCACCAACGACGGAACACCGGACCGCGACGGCCTGCCCAGGCCCGGGAAACCGCCCGGACTGACCCGGCTGACCACAGGCATCCGCGACCCCTCCGCCCGCGGCATCGCCTCGCACGTCGCTGAGCTGATCCGCTCCGGGGAACTGACGCCCGGCGACCGGCTCCCGCAAGTACGAGCCCTCGCAGAAGTCCTACGGGTGAGTCCCGCGACGGTGTCGTCGGCGTGGGCGCTCCTGAAGAAGCGGGGGCTCATCGTGGGCACCGGCAAGTCCGGCACCCGGGTGACCGGCCCCGTCGGTCTGGTCACCCACATCGAACCCGCGTCGATCGTCCACGCCCGTTCCGACCTCCGATTGCTCTACCCCGATCTCGGGCTGCTCCCGCTCCTGGCACCCGCCCTGGCGAGCGCCGCAGACCTGCCCGGCCTGGACGAGTACTACGACTCGCCGATCCTGCCCGCGCTGCGCGCAGTGGTCGAGCCAGGCTGGCCGTACCGGGCGGAGGCGTACGCCGTCGCCAACGGCGCTTCGGACGCCGTCTGGACAGTGCTCCAGTCGCTGTCCGTCCCCGGCGATCGCATCGTCGTGGAGAGCCCGAGCCAGCCCCAGATGCTGCACCTGATGCACGATCTGGGGCTGACCGTCATCGAGGTGCCCTATCTCGACGATGGCCTGTCGTCGGCGCGGCTCGCGGACGCACTCAAGACCCGTCCGGTGGCGGTGTTCTTCCAGCCGCGGGCCCAAATCCCCACGGGATTTGCCACCGTCGAACGCCGAGCCCGGCGGATCGCCGCCCTCGTGGGACTGCAGCCCTCGACGGTGGTCGTCGAGTACGACGATCTCAACTCCCTGTCCTCGAAGGAGTTGTACAGCGTCGGACAGCATCTGCCGGAGCAGACCATCCACATCAAATCCTACGAGAAGTCCTACGGCCCCGACCTACGGCTGGCGGTCGTCGGTGCGCCCAGCGCCCGAATGAACCTGATCCACGCGCAGATCCGGCTGACCCGGCAGTGGACCTCCCGCATCCTCCAGAATGCGCTCGCCTGGCTCCTGGAAGACGAGCAGACCAGCGACGGCATCGCCCATGCCCGCGACGTGTACGCCGAACGGCTCTCGGTGCTGACAGGACTACTGCGGGACCGTGGCGTGGAAATCACCGGCTCCGACGGGTTCTGCGCTTGGATACCGGTACGCAGCGAGGCACGCACGGTGGAGTATCTGGCCGCCCACGGTGTGCTGGTACTGGCCGGCGCCACTTCCTACCCCTCGCGCGGCCCCGCCCACATTCGAGTGGCGACCTCACGCATGGAGCCGGCAATGAGCCACCGGCTCGCCGATCTCCTGGCGGAGTCCACCACGATCCCCGACTGA
- a CDS encoding amino acid ABC transporter ATP-binding protein, whose product MSDLPLLSIRDLRKRYGATEVLRGISLDVARGETVAVLGASGSGKSTMLRCVNHLERPDSGSISLGGELVGFTTTRRGPRMLTETEIARQRSRTGMVFQNFNLFPHWTVLRNVTEGPVRVRGLDRNEARELGLRLLATVGLEDRASSYPKHLSGGQQQRVSIARALAMDPELLLFDEPTSALDPANVGEVTSVMKRLADGGSTMVVVTHEIGFARAAASRVVVIADGLVVEDGPTQQVLDAPRNPVTQAFLENTLYGTRAAGAPDR is encoded by the coding sequence GTGAGCGATCTTCCCCTGCTGTCGATCCGCGATCTACGCAAGCGCTACGGAGCGACCGAGGTACTCCGCGGCATCAGCCTCGACGTGGCCCGCGGCGAGACCGTCGCCGTCCTCGGCGCCTCAGGGTCCGGCAAGTCCACCATGCTCCGGTGCGTCAACCACCTGGAGCGGCCCGACAGCGGGTCGATCTCGCTCGGCGGCGAACTGGTCGGCTTCACCACCACCCGCCGCGGACCGCGCATGCTCACCGAGACCGAGATCGCCCGCCAACGCAGTCGTACCGGAATGGTGTTCCAGAACTTCAACCTCTTCCCGCACTGGACCGTGCTGCGCAATGTGACCGAAGGCCCGGTCCGCGTTCGCGGCCTGGACCGCAACGAGGCACGGGAACTGGGCCTACGCCTGCTGGCGACGGTCGGCCTCGAAGATCGGGCGTCGTCATACCCGAAGCACCTATCGGGCGGGCAGCAACAGCGGGTCTCCATCGCACGAGCCCTGGCGATGGACCCCGAGCTGCTGCTGTTCGACGAGCCGACATCCGCCCTGGACCCCGCCAATGTCGGAGAGGTGACCTCGGTGATGAAACGACTCGCCGACGGCGGCTCGACGATGGTCGTGGTCACACACGAGATCGGCTTCGCACGGGCCGCAGCCTCCCGTGTGGTCGTCATCGCGGACGGGTTGGTCGTGGAGGACGGCCCCACCCAACAGGTGCTCGACGCGCCGCGCAACCCGGTGACCCAGGCGTTCCTGGAAAACACGCTGTACGGGACGCGGGCCGCAGGCGCACCCGACCGGTGA
- a CDS encoding proline iminopeptidase-family hydrolase, translating to MRVHHVEEGAVEFDGHRTYYRVTTDARSNGRSERPLVVVHGGPGCTHDYLLSLTDLVSPERSVIHYDQLGNGRSTHLPNQRGEFWTVELFLRELDRLLETLGVTDYDLLGQSWGGMLAAEHAVRRPAGLRRLVIANSPASMDLWSLEAARLRAALPREVQGILAAHEEAGTTNSPAYGEASAEYYRRHVCRVDPTPPEVARTFEWIATDPTVYHTMNGPTEFHVVGTLRGWSIVDRLSAVAVPTLVINGAFDEAGDDTVRPFVERIPDARWIRFDASSHMPHIEEREAYMAAVADFLNGRP from the coding sequence ATTCGTGTGCACCACGTCGAAGAAGGGGCTGTCGAATTCGACGGCCATCGGACGTACTACCGCGTCACCACCGACGCCCGATCCAATGGACGTTCGGAGCGACCCCTGGTGGTCGTCCACGGCGGGCCGGGCTGTACCCATGACTACCTGCTGAGCCTCACCGACCTGGTGTCGCCCGAGCGGTCGGTCATCCACTACGACCAACTCGGGAACGGGCGCTCGACCCATCTGCCCAACCAGCGGGGCGAGTTCTGGACCGTTGAGTTGTTCCTCCGGGAACTCGATCGACTGCTGGAGACGCTCGGAGTCACCGACTACGACCTGTTGGGCCAGTCCTGGGGCGGCATGCTGGCGGCCGAGCACGCGGTACGGCGGCCCGCCGGACTGCGCAGGCTGGTGATCGCCAACTCACCAGCGTCGATGGACCTGTGGAGCCTAGAGGCCGCCCGGCTGCGAGCGGCACTGCCACGGGAGGTACAGGGAATCTTGGCCGCGCACGAAGAGGCGGGGACGACGAACTCGCCGGCGTACGGGGAGGCATCCGCGGAGTACTACCGCCGCCATGTCTGCCGCGTTGACCCGACACCCCCTGAGGTCGCCCGTACCTTTGAGTGGATCGCCACCGACCCGACCGTCTACCACACCATGAACGGCCCGACGGAATTCCATGTGGTCGGCACCCTGCGCGGCTGGTCGATCGTCGATCGGCTGTCCGCCGTCGCCGTCCCCACACTGGTGATCAACGGTGCGTTCGACGAAGCGGGCGACGACACCGTGCGCCCCTTCGTCGAACGCATCCCGGACGCCCGCTGGATCCGCTTCGACGCGTCCAGCCATATGCCACACATCGAGGAACGCGAGGCGTACATGGCCGCAGTCGCAGACTTCCTGAACGGACGCCCGTAG
- a CDS encoding transporter substrate-binding domain-containing protein produces the protein MRTPRRRTITAAVLSLTVAAGLTACTNESGADAGDRTPRKAAAVDQALHDALPQKVKDAKKLVVVMPGVNPPWWKKNGANYTGAAAELTGRLGEVLGVKLEYVPVNDLAGAFAAVASGRYDAGFNPYGDTGKATNVELVDVVREIVPFLVPQGNPKKINTLGEMCGRSVAALGPAGMGSAYAVLTDQSKKCESAGKQAVNIVALKSVPEGVLAVKSRRADAFFASGAPLSFYATTSDGALELAGKETANGFDNLFQGMILPVKSPLTPTVLAAFQKLFDNGDYERIMKKYGLTEQMIDAPGVNLAKTGS, from the coding sequence ATGCGCACACCACGCCGGAGAACCATCACCGCGGCCGTTCTGAGCCTGACCGTGGCCGCGGGCCTCACGGCCTGCACGAATGAATCCGGGGCAGACGCGGGCGACCGCACCCCCCGGAAGGCCGCCGCGGTCGACCAGGCACTGCACGACGCCCTGCCGCAGAAGGTCAAGGACGCGAAGAAGCTCGTCGTCGTCATGCCCGGGGTCAATCCGCCCTGGTGGAAGAAGAACGGCGCCAACTACACGGGTGCAGCCGCCGAGCTGACCGGCAGGCTCGGCGAGGTCCTGGGCGTCAAGCTCGAATACGTCCCGGTGAACGACCTCGCGGGCGCGTTCGCCGCAGTGGCTTCGGGCCGGTACGACGCCGGGTTCAACCCTTACGGCGACACCGGCAAGGCCACCAATGTCGAACTCGTGGACGTGGTCCGCGAGATCGTCCCCTTCCTCGTCCCCCAGGGCAACCCGAAGAAGATCAACACCCTGGGCGAGATGTGCGGCCGTTCCGTCGCGGCGCTCGGCCCCGCCGGAATGGGCTCGGCGTACGCGGTCCTGACCGACCAGTCGAAGAAGTGCGAGAGCGCCGGGAAGCAGGCGGTGAACATCGTCGCCCTGAAGTCGGTCCCCGAGGGCGTGCTCGCCGTCAAGTCCCGGCGAGCGGACGCCTTCTTCGCCTCCGGCGCCCCCCTGTCGTTCTACGCGACCACGTCGGACGGAGCGCTGGAGCTGGCCGGGAAGGAGACCGCGAACGGCTTCGACAACCTCTTCCAGGGAATGATCCTCCCGGTGAAGTCGCCACTGACGCCCACCGTCCTGGCCGCGTTCCAGAAGCTCTTCGACAACGGCGACTACGAGCGGATCATGAAGAAGTACGGGCTGACCGAGCAGATGATCGACGCCCCGGGTGTCAACCTCGCGAAGACCGGGAGCTGA
- a CDS encoding carbon-nitrogen hydrolase family protein, with amino-acid sequence MSAGEGMLVRCVQLHSGIDPAGNLESVLTGIAEARADGVDLLVFPETTASRSDEPGTRLVAERLDEGFVAAVVAATATDRSDGPSGAPDPVGADRGGPATGPTVVVGTVESNPDGPPFNTLVAAQDGQVVAVYRKVHLYDAFSFIESATISPGDGILETFQVKGFCIGMVNCYDLRFPEISRLLADRGVDVLLAPASWVAGPLKEEHWTTLCRARALENTCYLAAAGQAGGNRIGRSLVVAPDGVVHAMAGPEVTTLTHRLSRAALDRARQEMPVLAQRRFRVDPELITRTAPAQGTPGPAPVPLPRTAHTPNPVARPAEVVDHTSRRG; translated from the coding sequence ATGAGCGCGGGGGAAGGAATGCTCGTCCGCTGCGTCCAACTCCACTCCGGGATCGATCCCGCCGGCAATCTGGAGTCGGTCCTGACGGGAATCGCCGAGGCCCGGGCCGATGGGGTAGACCTGCTGGTCTTTCCCGAGACAACCGCCAGTCGCTCCGACGAGCCGGGCACCAGGCTCGTCGCGGAACGGTTGGACGAGGGGTTCGTAGCGGCGGTCGTCGCAGCGACGGCAACCGATCGGTCCGACGGTCCAAGCGGAGCCCCCGACCCTGTCGGGGCCGACCGCGGCGGCCCTGCGACCGGGCCCACCGTGGTCGTCGGCACTGTCGAGAGCAATCCGGACGGCCCTCCGTTCAATACCCTCGTCGCCGCCCAGGACGGCCAGGTGGTGGCGGTCTACCGGAAGGTCCACCTCTACGACGCCTTCTCGTTCATCGAGTCGGCGACCATCTCACCCGGTGACGGAATCCTGGAGACATTCCAGGTGAAAGGTTTCTGCATCGGGATGGTGAACTGCTACGACCTTCGCTTCCCGGAGATCTCCCGGCTGCTCGCCGACCGGGGCGTCGATGTGCTGCTGGCTCCTGCGTCCTGGGTCGCGGGCCCGCTCAAGGAAGAGCACTGGACGACCCTGTGCCGGGCCAGGGCCCTGGAGAACACCTGCTATCTCGCGGCTGCGGGGCAAGCCGGCGGCAATCGCATCGGCCGCAGTCTCGTCGTCGCCCCGGACGGTGTCGTCCACGCGATGGCGGGCCCCGAGGTCACCACCTTGACCCACCGCCTCTCCCGCGCGGCCCTGGATCGGGCCCGCCAGGAGATGCCCGTCCTGGCCCAACGCCGGTTCCGCGTCGACCCGGAGCTGATCACACGGACCGCACCGGCCCAGGGCACCCCCGGCCCGGCCCCTGTCCCCCTTCCCCGTACCGCCCACACCCCGAACCCCGTGGCCCGCCCCGCCGAAGTGGTGGACCACACGAGCAGAAGAGGTTGA
- a CDS encoding RraA family protein yields MSFLIGSDFKRPDSEVVEAFTRVGTAALGHLTDFGFPRGLRPVAQCGPFAGPALTIKIPHVDSTAVHRAMSLLRPGDVVVIDQSGDDRRSSFGGTLAAIAADLGAVAAVCDGSTNDVEEIRELGFPVYSRGVTSLTTRVLSLEGRINVPVSIGGVVVMPGDIIFGDGDGIAVVPADEAAEIAGRLLRFEDETARLDLRGGVRAGTALAALTGADRGGLG; encoded by the coding sequence ATGTCATTCCTGATCGGCTCCGATTTCAAGCGACCGGATTCCGAGGTCGTCGAGGCTTTCACCCGCGTCGGCACCGCCGCCCTGGGACACCTCACGGACTTCGGATTCCCGCGGGGGCTGCGCCCTGTGGCGCAGTGCGGGCCGTTCGCCGGGCCGGCGCTCACCATCAAGATCCCCCATGTCGACTCCACCGCGGTGCACCGTGCGATGAGCCTGCTCCGGCCAGGCGATGTGGTGGTCATCGACCAGTCCGGCGACGACCGCCGCTCCAGCTTCGGCGGGACCCTCGCCGCTATCGCGGCGGACCTGGGCGCGGTGGCCGCCGTGTGCGACGGTTCGACCAACGACGTGGAGGAGATACGGGAACTGGGCTTCCCGGTCTACTCCCGCGGGGTCACGTCGCTCACCACCCGGGTGCTGTCGTTGGAAGGCCGGATCAATGTGCCGGTGAGTATCGGCGGTGTGGTCGTCATGCCGGGCGACATCATCTTCGGCGACGGGGACGGCATCGCGGTCGTCCCGGCCGACGAGGCGGCGGAGATCGCCGGCCGGCTGCTGCGGTTCGAGGACGAGACCGCCCGGCTGGATCTGCGCGGCGGAGTCCGGGCAGGCACCGCCCTGGCCGCCCTGACCGGCGCCGACCGCGGGGGCCTGGGATGA